A region from the Streptomyces lydicus genome encodes:
- a CDS encoding M20/M25/M40 family metallo-hydrolase, translated as MAEREKAGEPAAGQAGGVGQQALDEVVRFTSELIRIDTSNAGDGACRERPAAEYVAERLAGAGLTPTLLERSTGRTNVVARIEGTDPGADALLVHGHLDVVPAEPADWSVHPFSGEVRDGVVWGRGAIDMKNMDAMVLSVVREWARSGVRPRRDIVLAFTADEEASAEDGSGFLADRHAGLFEGCTEGISESGAFTFHADRGMRLYPVAAGERGTAWLKLTALGRAGHGSKVNRDNAVSRLAAAVARIGAHEWPVRLTPTVRAALGRLAELYAVEVDTDAPDFDVDALLGRLGTAAKLVEPTVRNSANPTMLAAGYKVNVIPGSAVAYVDGRVLPGGEAEFQAALDELTGPGVSWDYHHREVALQAPVDSPAYAAMRAAIERFDPGGHVVPYCMSGGTDAKQFSRLGITGYGFSPLKLPEGFDYQALFHGVDERVPVEGLHFGVRVLDHLLRTV; from the coding sequence ATGGCTGAGCGGGAGAAGGCCGGGGAGCCGGCGGCCGGGCAGGCCGGAGGCGTCGGTCAGCAGGCGCTCGACGAGGTGGTGCGGTTCACCTCCGAGCTGATCCGGATCGATACGAGTAACGCCGGTGACGGCGCCTGCCGGGAGCGGCCGGCCGCCGAGTACGTCGCCGAGCGGCTGGCCGGGGCCGGGCTGACGCCGACACTCCTGGAGCGCAGCACGGGCCGTACGAATGTCGTCGCCCGCATCGAGGGCACCGACCCAGGGGCCGACGCCCTGCTGGTGCACGGCCATCTGGACGTGGTCCCCGCCGAGCCGGCCGACTGGAGCGTGCACCCCTTCTCGGGGGAGGTCCGCGACGGCGTGGTCTGGGGCCGGGGCGCCATCGACATGAAGAACATGGACGCGATGGTGCTCTCCGTCGTACGGGAGTGGGCCCGCAGCGGAGTGCGCCCGCGGCGCGACATCGTGCTGGCCTTCACCGCCGACGAGGAGGCCAGTGCCGAGGACGGCTCCGGTTTCCTGGCCGACCGGCACGCCGGGCTCTTCGAGGGCTGCACCGAAGGCATCAGCGAGTCCGGGGCCTTCACCTTCCACGCCGACCGCGGGATGCGGCTGTACCCGGTCGCGGCGGGGGAGCGCGGCACCGCCTGGCTGAAACTGACCGCCCTGGGCCGGGCGGGGCACGGCTCGAAGGTCAACCGCGACAACGCCGTCAGCCGGCTGGCCGCCGCCGTGGCCCGGATCGGCGCGCACGAGTGGCCCGTCCGGCTCACCCCGACCGTGCGGGCCGCGCTCGGCAGGCTCGCCGAGCTGTACGCCGTCGAAGTGGACACCGATGCGCCGGACTTCGACGTCGATGCCCTGCTCGGCCGGCTCGGCACGGCCGCCAAGCTGGTCGAGCCGACCGTCCGCAACAGCGCCAATCCGACGATGCTCGCGGCCGGTTACAAGGTCAATGTGATCCCCGGATCGGCCGTCGCGTACGTGGACGGCCGGGTGCTCCCCGGAGGAGAGGCGGAGTTCCAAGCGGCCCTGGACGAGCTCACGGGACCCGGGGTGAGCTGGGACTACCACCATCGCGAGGTCGCCCTGCAAGCCCCGGTCGACTCCCCGGCGTATGCCGCGATGCGGGCCGCGATCGAGCGCTTCGACCCGGGCGGCCATGTCGTGCCGTACTGCATGTCCGGCGGCACGGACGCCAAACAGTTCTCCCGGCTGGGCATCACCGGCTATGGTTTCTCGCCGCTCAAACTGCCCGAGGGGTTCGACTACCAGGCGCTCTTCCACGGCGTGGACGAGCGGGTGCCGGTTGAGGGGCTGCACTTCGGCGTCCGGGTGCTCGATCACCTCTTGCGCACGGTCTGA
- a CDS encoding M55 family metallopeptidase: MKILISADMEGATGVTWPADVLPGTPQWERCRHMFTSDVNAAIAGFFDGGADEVLVNEAHWTMRNLLLEQLDERAQMLTGRHKSLSMVEGVQHGDVDGIAFVGYHTGAGTEGVLAHTYLANTLTGVWVDGTRASEGYLNSLVVAGYGVPVVLVTGDDRTCQDALGYAPQAPAVPVKDYVSRYAAVCRPPARTAAEIRAAACKGAALAVRHEPSRRGPFRVEMEFDAEHLVGAATCVPGVERTGERRVAYTSGDMYEGIRCFKAVTTVVSSAVEEQYG; this comes from the coding sequence GTGAAGATCCTCATCTCCGCGGACATGGAGGGCGCCACGGGCGTGACCTGGCCCGCCGATGTACTGCCCGGCACCCCTCAATGGGAGCGCTGCCGTCATATGTTCACGTCCGACGTGAATGCGGCGATCGCCGGATTCTTCGACGGCGGGGCCGATGAGGTGCTGGTCAACGAGGCGCACTGGACCATGCGCAATCTGCTGCTGGAACAGCTCGACGAGCGGGCGCAGATGCTCACCGGGCGGCACAAATCGCTCAGCATGGTCGAAGGCGTGCAGCACGGCGATGTCGACGGCATCGCCTTCGTCGGCTACCACACCGGGGCGGGCACCGAAGGCGTCCTCGCGCACACCTACCTCGCCAACACCCTCACCGGCGTCTGGGTCGACGGCACCCGCGCGAGCGAGGGCTATCTCAACTCCCTTGTGGTCGCCGGGTACGGCGTGCCGGTGGTGCTGGTCACCGGCGATGACCGCACCTGTCAGGACGCCCTGGGCTACGCCCCGCAGGCACCCGCCGTGCCGGTCAAGGACTATGTGTCGCGCTATGCGGCGGTGTGCCGGCCGCCGGCCCGTACGGCGGCCGAGATCCGCGCCGCGGCCTGCAAGGGAGCGGCGCTGGCGGTACGTCACGAGCCGTCCCGGCGCGGGCCGTTCCGGGTCGAGATGGAGTTCGACGCCGAGCATCTGGTGGGCGCGGCGACCTGCGTTCCCGGCGTGGAGCGAACGGGAGAGCGCCGCGTTGCGTATACCAGTGGGGACATGTACGAGGGGATCCGGTGCTTCAAGGCCGTGACCACCGTCGTGTCGTCCGCCGTGGAGGAGCAATATGGCTGA
- a CDS encoding helix-turn-helix domain-containing protein, producing the protein MVSEALNDALPQRGIRADSEDDQLAILTELIAQTLCERNPGFREVIERGGHQQVTRLIEEVLRRGRPLPDKVRAVMLRTDTDIHLVASALGDCLVSAPKEAPGLLIPAQLADGKSGRARLKGVLRHRAAVVGHAVPAHEAAASARAASRLLDLASPHDGPEAGVMFVDDHLSSLLLLQDESLSRTLIARHLSPLAGLTPERCERLEATLLAWLGGMGAPEVAKALSIHPQTVRYRMRQLEKLFGAGLRDPRTRFEIEMALRSRQLMSGVRRRRAAATRRPRTAAKPRRALPRP; encoded by the coding sequence ATGGTGAGCGAAGCCCTCAACGACGCCTTACCGCAACGCGGCATCCGGGCCGACAGCGAAGACGACCAACTCGCGATCCTGACCGAACTGATCGCGCAAACACTTTGCGAACGCAATCCTGGCTTCCGGGAAGTCATCGAGCGCGGCGGTCACCAGCAGGTCACCCGCTTGATCGAGGAGGTACTACGACGCGGCCGGCCGCTGCCCGACAAGGTGCGCGCCGTCATGCTGCGCACCGACACCGACATCCATCTCGTGGCGTCCGCGCTGGGCGACTGTCTGGTCAGCGCGCCGAAGGAGGCACCGGGCCTGCTGATCCCCGCCCAGCTCGCCGACGGCAAGAGCGGCAGGGCGAGGCTGAAGGGCGTACTGCGGCATCGCGCCGCCGTGGTCGGCCATGCGGTTCCGGCGCACGAGGCCGCCGCGTCCGCACGCGCCGCATCCCGGCTGCTGGATCTGGCGTCCCCGCACGACGGCCCCGAGGCCGGCGTGATGTTCGTCGACGACCACCTCTCGTCCCTCCTGCTCCTCCAGGACGAATCACTGTCCCGCACCCTGATCGCCCGCCATCTGAGCCCGCTCGCGGGACTGACGCCGGAGCGGTGCGAGCGCCTGGAGGCCACCCTGCTGGCCTGGCTCGGCGGCATGGGGGCTCCCGAGGTGGCCAAGGCGCTCAGCATCCACCCGCAGACGGTGCGCTACCGGATGCGCCAGCTGGAGAAGCTGTTCGGGGCCGGCCTTCGCGACCCCCGGACCCGCTTCGAGATCGAGATGGCGCTCCGCAGCCGCCAGCTGATGTCCGGCGTACGACGGCGGCGCGCGGCCGCCACCCGCCGCCCACGCACCGCCGCCAAACCCCGCAGGGCCCTGCCCCGCCCCTAG
- a CDS encoding serine hydrolase yields MHGSRIATRTRRGLAAAVAAGALLTALTTATSASASTSSTPVGDSRVVCTSKKPGLAPALSQDIADALHDRKGASALAIYDRPTRTRCEFKAGTHFDSASVVKVTVLGALLRQSQEAHRKLTPHEVKRTTAMITKSDNDATSALWHQIGPAGIKRFLSLAGMGHTVPGAGKAWGLTQVTAADQLALMQLLTTDNAVLTAPSRGYALDLMHRVAPDQRWGVPAGAPATASVHVKNGWLPRDTGGWRVNSVGSFTGGGHDYGMAVLSTGSRTMDYGVDTVEGAARVVHRDLAH; encoded by the coding sequence ATGCACGGATCACGCATAGCCACCCGGACGCGCCGTGGGCTGGCCGCGGCCGTGGCCGCCGGAGCACTGCTCACGGCACTCACCACGGCGACCTCGGCCTCGGCCAGCACCTCCAGCACGCCGGTGGGCGACTCCCGGGTCGTGTGCACCTCCAAGAAGCCGGGCCTGGCACCCGCCCTGTCCCAGGACATCGCCGACGCCCTCCACGATCGCAAGGGCGCCTCGGCGCTGGCGATCTACGACCGGCCGACCCGCACCCGCTGCGAGTTCAAGGCCGGCACCCACTTCGACTCGGCGAGTGTGGTGAAGGTCACCGTGCTCGGCGCCCTGCTGCGGCAGAGCCAGGAGGCGCACCGCAAACTGACCCCGCACGAGGTGAAGCGGACCACCGCCATGATCACCAAGTCGGACAACGACGCCACTTCGGCCCTCTGGCACCAGATCGGCCCGGCCGGCATCAAGCGCTTCCTGTCCCTGGCCGGGATGGGGCACACCGTCCCCGGCGCGGGCAAGGCCTGGGGCCTCACCCAGGTCACCGCCGCCGACCAGCTCGCCCTGATGCAGCTGCTGACCACGGACAACGCGGTGCTCACCGCGCCCTCCCGCGGCTATGCGCTCGACCTGATGCACCGGGTCGCCCCCGACCAGCGCTGGGGAGTGCCCGCCGGCGCCCCCGCCACGGCCTCCGTCCACGTCAAGAACGGCTGGCTGCCGCGCGACACCGGCGGCTGGCGGGTCAACAGCGTCGGCTCCTTCACCGGCGGCGGCCACGACTACGGCATGGCCGTCCTCTCCACCGGAAGCCGCACCATGGACTACGGCGTGGACACCGTCGAGGGCGCCGCCCGGGTCGTCCACCGCGATCTGGCGCACTGA
- a CDS encoding alpha/beta fold hydrolase, whose protein sequence is MADISFPEPRIGPEWARRRIGAFRDAAAFERFAAVYREAMDTLPRPDEQRTVDTAFGSVRVYRFGTGAGVPLVLMPGRQSCTPLWRTNLPGLMKSGRPVYAVDGLGEPGCSVQSAPMTSGADQAAWIDETLGQLGLARAHVLGVSIGGWLAVQVALHRPGRIASVIALDPASTFAPLSWKMIVVSLGSVLPGMPAGLRNRLLGWISGGIDNAADHIEGRLIASGMRDFKVSFPPPARPGDDELRALRVPVLALIAGKSIAHDPQKAASRARMLRAGTVEVWPEASHAISGEYPERIAERVEAFLREA, encoded by the coding sequence ATGGCGGATATCAGTTTCCCGGAGCCACGTATCGGGCCGGAGTGGGCCCGGCGGCGCATCGGGGCCTTCCGGGACGCGGCGGCGTTCGAACGGTTCGCCGCGGTGTACCGGGAGGCGATGGACACCCTGCCCCGGCCCGATGAACAGCGCACCGTGGACACCGCGTTCGGGTCGGTACGGGTGTACCGGTTCGGTACGGGCGCGGGCGTGCCGCTCGTCCTGATGCCCGGCAGGCAGTCGTGCACCCCGCTGTGGCGGACGAACCTGCCGGGGCTGATGAAGAGCGGACGCCCCGTGTACGCGGTCGACGGGCTCGGCGAGCCGGGCTGCAGTGTGCAGTCGGCGCCGATGACATCCGGTGCCGACCAGGCGGCCTGGATCGACGAGACGCTCGGTCAACTCGGCCTGGCCCGGGCGCATGTGCTCGGGGTGTCGATCGGGGGCTGGCTGGCGGTACAGGTCGCCCTCCACCGTCCAGGGCGCATCGCGTCGGTGATCGCACTGGATCCGGCGAGCACCTTCGCACCGCTGAGCTGGAAGATGATCGTGGTCTCGCTGGGCAGTGTGCTCCCGGGGATGCCGGCGGGGCTGCGCAACCGGCTGCTGGGCTGGATCTCGGGCGGTATCGACAACGCCGCCGACCACATCGAGGGCCGGCTGATCGCCTCCGGAATGCGGGACTTCAAGGTCAGCTTCCCGCCCCCGGCCAGGCCCGGCGACGACGAACTGCGCGCCCTGCGGGTCCCCGTGCTCGCGCTGATCGCCGGAAAGAGCATCGCGCATGATCCGCAGAAGGCGGCGTCCCGGGCCCGTATGCTGCGCGCCGGCACCGTGGAGGTCTGGCCCGAGGCCTCGCACGCGATCAGCGGGGAGTATCCGGAGCGGATCGCGGAGCGGGTGGAGGCGTTTCTCCGGGAGGCGTGA
- a CDS encoding MFS transporter — translation MAGTTLSERGERSGPPVSGTTTAPAAHDSTLGIDETDRLDRPEEPAPGATAPAGLRRGRLAVLALMPALLLAALGQTVAITALPEIADELHGPDTMPRVVTSYLLAAAIGLPLHGKLGDLFGRKPVFLFALLVFTAGSALVGWSRTMDELVAFRALQGVGGGGLLIGVRAVIADVVPPRVRGRFLGLTGAAYGLASAAGPLIGGLCADRVSWRWCFYLNVPFGVLSLLVLALGLKLPRPVRRARPDIAGALLLAAFATCLALLASWGGTQYAWNSRVVLGLGAGALGCAVLFLAVEHVVAAPLIPLRLFRDSVFHITGLTGAVIGLALFGAAGYLPAFLERAGGATATESGLLMLPVTGGLVLAALVSGRLISRTGHHRALPVLGCAPAGAGMWLLSRMPQHTPREVCSLGMGLLGVGIGLVLPVLLLAVRSSLRAAGPGTATGAGHSFRQLGGSVGAALFGALLADRLARGLGDRPSAPARPSASEPFPPHLVRALPASLRDSAVAAYAHAVPGIFFYLVPMLLLGLVLAFFLKEKPLVSHASPAPQTSPTPHAPHAPYGDPADPAAVPPARSTADATAPNTPNTPHTPDSRTAYPRTHGYGSAGAPPVTVGVPVCGTVQHHDGSIVPRAALTLIDVTGRQVGRGATGDDGRYALSTPGAGSYVLIAAAGGHQPQAVTVTVGERPVELDVVLGGAGRLAGTVTTADGTPVREAMVTLTDVRGEVVATTRSGREGGYVIGELVAGEYTLASSAPAFRPAALPVTVQASRETRQDIELAGGAVLRGTVRAGGGRPVEDARVTLLDAAGNVVDTATTASDGLFRFVDLSAGEYTVIAAGYPPVATVLRMAGGGRTERDLQLGHED, via the coding sequence GTGGCCGGGACCACCCTGAGCGAGCGGGGCGAGCGGAGCGGTCCGCCCGTCTCCGGCACGACCACGGCCCCGGCCGCGCATGACAGCACCCTCGGCATCGACGAAACCGACAGGCTCGACAGGCCCGAGGAGCCCGCTCCCGGTGCGACGGCACCGGCCGGGCTCCGCCGCGGCCGCCTGGCCGTCCTCGCCCTGATGCCGGCGCTGCTGCTCGCGGCCCTCGGCCAGACCGTCGCCATCACCGCGCTCCCCGAGATCGCCGACGAGCTGCACGGCCCGGACACGATGCCCCGGGTGGTGACGTCCTACCTCCTCGCCGCGGCCATCGGCCTGCCGCTCCACGGCAAGCTCGGTGACCTCTTCGGCCGCAAGCCGGTCTTCCTCTTCGCCCTCCTCGTCTTCACCGCCGGCTCGGCGCTGGTCGGCTGGTCGCGGACGATGGACGAACTGGTCGCCTTCCGGGCCCTCCAGGGAGTGGGCGGCGGCGGGCTGCTCATCGGCGTCCGGGCGGTCATCGCCGACGTCGTACCGCCGCGGGTCCGCGGCCGCTTCCTGGGCCTGACCGGCGCCGCCTACGGACTCGCCTCCGCGGCCGGCCCGCTGATCGGCGGCCTCTGCGCCGACCGCGTCTCCTGGCGCTGGTGTTTCTACCTCAACGTTCCGTTCGGCGTGCTGTCGCTCCTCGTCCTCGCCCTCGGCCTGAAGCTGCCGCGGCCGGTGCGCCGCGCCCGGCCGGACATCGCCGGAGCGCTGCTGCTCGCCGCGTTCGCCACCTGCCTGGCCCTGCTGGCCAGTTGGGGCGGTACGCAGTACGCCTGGAACTCGCGAGTCGTCCTCGGGCTCGGCGCCGGTGCGCTCGGCTGTGCCGTGCTGTTCCTCGCCGTCGAGCACGTCGTCGCCGCACCGCTGATCCCGCTGCGGCTGTTCCGCGACTCGGTCTTCCACATCACCGGCCTGACCGGCGCCGTCATCGGCCTCGCGCTCTTCGGTGCCGCCGGTTACCTGCCGGCCTTCCTGGAGAGGGCCGGCGGGGCCACGGCCACCGAGTCCGGGCTGCTGATGCTGCCCGTGACGGGCGGCCTCGTCCTCGCCGCCCTCGTCTCCGGCCGGCTCATCAGCCGCACCGGCCACCACAGGGCGTTGCCCGTCCTCGGCTGCGCGCCGGCCGGGGCGGGGATGTGGCTGCTGTCGCGGATGCCGCAGCACACTCCGCGCGAGGTCTGCAGCCTCGGTATGGGCCTCCTCGGAGTCGGCATCGGCCTCGTGCTGCCGGTGCTGCTGCTCGCGGTGCGCAGCTCCCTACGCGCCGCCGGTCCCGGTACCGCGACCGGGGCCGGCCACTCCTTCCGGCAGCTCGGCGGCAGCGTCGGAGCGGCCCTCTTCGGCGCCCTCCTGGCCGACCGATTGGCCCGCGGACTCGGCGACCGGCCGTCGGCGCCGGCGCGGCCGTCCGCCTCGGAGCCGTTCCCCCCGCACCTGGTGCGCGCCCTGCCCGCCTCGCTGCGCGACAGCGCCGTCGCCGCGTATGCGCATGCCGTGCCGGGGATCTTCTTCTACCTCGTGCCGATGCTCCTCCTGGGCCTTGTGCTCGCCTTCTTCCTGAAAGAGAAACCCCTGGTGTCCCACGCCTCTCCTGCCCCGCAGACCTCCCCGACCCCGCACGCCCCGCATGCCCCGTACGGCGATCCCGCCGACCCCGCCGCCGTGCCCCCGGCCCGTTCCACGGCCGACGCGACAGCCCCCAATACCCCCAACACCCCCCACACCCCCGACAGCAGGACGGCTTACCCCCGGACGCACGGCTACGGCAGCGCCGGAGCACCCCCCGTCACGGTCGGCGTCCCGGTGTGCGGCACCGTCCAGCACCACGACGGCAGCATCGTGCCGCGCGCCGCGCTCACCCTCATCGATGTCACCGGCCGCCAGGTCGGCCGCGGCGCCACCGGCGACGACGGGCGCTACGCCCTGAGCACCCCGGGGGCCGGCTCGTATGTGCTGATCGCGGCCGCGGGCGGGCACCAGCCGCAGGCCGTCACCGTCACCGTCGGCGAGCGGCCGGTCGAACTGGACGTCGTGCTCGGCGGCGCGGGACGCCTCGCGGGCACCGTCACCACCGCCGACGGCACACCCGTACGCGAGGCCATGGTCACCCTCACCGATGTCCGCGGCGAGGTCGTCGCCACCACCCGCAGCGGGCGCGAAGGGGGCTATGTCATCGGCGAGTTGGTGGCCGGCGAGTACACCCTCGCCTCCAGCGCCCCGGCGTTCCGCCCCGCCGCACTGCCGGTGACCGTGCAGGCGTCGCGGGAGACCCGCCAGGACATCGAGCTGGCCGGCGGGGCGGTGCTGCGCGGGACCGTACGGGCCGGCGGCGGCCGTCCCGTCGAGGACGCCAGGGTCACCCTCCTGGACGCCGCGGGCAATGTCGTCGACACCGCGACCACCGCCTCCGACGGGCTGTTCCGCTTCGTGGACCTGTCGGCCGGCGAGTACACCGTCATCGCCGCCGGATACCCGCCGGTGGCCACCGTTCTGCGGATGGCGGGCGGCGGCCGCACCGAGCGCGACCTCCAGCTGGGTCACGAGGACTGA
- a CDS encoding SRPBCC family protein, giving the protein MGQVEAITQREIAADPEDVFDALADYSGTRRQLLPEQFSEYEVREGGDGKGTLVHWKLQATSKRVRDCLLEVDEPTDGQLVEKDRNSSMVTTWVVTPAGEKRAKVVVTTTWQGAGGIGGFFERTFAPKGLGRIYDSILDNLTAHVTK; this is encoded by the coding sequence ATGGGGCAGGTCGAGGCCATCACGCAGCGCGAGATCGCGGCGGACCCGGAGGACGTGTTCGACGCGCTCGCCGACTACTCCGGCACGCGCCGGCAGCTGCTGCCCGAGCAGTTCAGCGAGTACGAGGTCCGCGAGGGCGGTGACGGCAAGGGCACCCTCGTCCACTGGAAGCTCCAGGCCACGAGCAAGCGGGTGCGCGACTGCCTGCTGGAGGTCGACGAGCCGACCGACGGGCAGCTCGTGGAGAAGGACCGCAACTCCTCGATGGTGACCACCTGGGTCGTCACCCCGGCCGGCGAGAAGCGCGCCAAGGTCGTCGTCACCACCACCTGGCAGGGCGCCGGCGGTATCGGCGGCTTCTTCGAGCGCACCTTCGCCCCCAAGGGGCTCGGCCGGATCTACGACAGCATCCTCGACAACCTCACCGCCCACGTGACGAAGTGA